A window of Solanum stenotomum isolate F172 chromosome 3, ASM1918654v1, whole genome shotgun sequence contains these coding sequences:
- the LOC125860202 gene encoding PRA1 family protein F3-like produces MTNYGTIPTSSSGPVNVEFISRAKDVLKEGLAARRPWKEMFNFHSFNLPSGVSDAISRIKTNFSFFQTNYAIIVLVIVFLSLLWHPISLIVFIVLMAVWLFLYFLRDEPLVIFGRLISDRVVLIVLSVLSLALLLFTGATSNILISLAVGVFVVLIHALIRKTDDLFLDEEGAGFLRSAPSS; encoded by the coding sequence ATGACGAATTACGGCACCATACCGACGTCATCTTCCGGTCCGGTAAACGTGGAGTTCATCAGTAGAGCAAAAGATGTGTTAAAGGAAGGTTTAGCTGCTCGTAGGCCATGGAAGGAGATGTTCAATTTCCACTCCTTCAATCTTCCATCCGGAGTCAGCGATGCTATATCACGAATTAAGACAAATTTCTCCTTCTTCCAGACGAACTATGCTATCATAGTGCTCGTTATTGTCTTCCTAAGCCTGCTCTGGCACCCAATCTCACTCATCGTCTTCATAGTTCTGATGGCCGTTTGGTTATTTCTGTACTTCCTCCGTGACGAGCCGTTAGTGATTTTTGGCCGTCTGATTTCTGATCGTGTGGTTCTGATTGTTCTATCTGTTCTTAGTCTCGCTTTGCTGCTGTTTACCGGCGCTACATCTAATATCCTGATATCGCTAGCGGTCGGCGTGTTTGTGGTGTTGATTCATGCTTTGATAAGGAAGACTGATGATTTGTTTTTGGATGAAGAAGGTGCTGGGTTCTTAAGATCTGCTCCATCGTCTTAG
- the LOC125860603 gene encoding uncharacterized protein LOC125860603 translates to MAHVPAYDPYYVTQPVYAYNNEQNDIKTLFVSGLPDDVKAREIHNLFRRRPGFESCQLKYTGRGNQVVAFATFIDHPSAMAAMHSLNGVKFDPQTGSTLHIEPARSNSRRIQIPGRGPYVVIDNRNKFNEDAEGGTSSNEGDIDSADASEPENPDSGTKDDSSEEKREEKVVEPDYALAPKSEQNEKTTDGAQPCSTLFIANLGPNCTEDELKQVISQYPGFNTLKVRARGGMPVAFADFEGVEQATKALNELQGSTLPSSDRGGMHIEYARSKMRKP, encoded by the exons ATGGCTCACGTACCGGCGTACGATCCTTACTACGTAACTCAACCAGTATATGCGTACAATAACGAGCAGAATGATATAAAAACGCTGTTCGTCTCGGGACTTCCTGACGATGTTAAAGCTCGTGAGATTCACAACCTCTTCCGCCGGCGTCCTGGTTTTGAATCGTGTCAGCTCAAGTACACCGGTCGAGGAAATCAG GTTGTTGCCTTTGCTACTTTTATTGATCATCCATCAGCAATGGCAGCCATGCATTCCCTGAAT GGTGTAAAATTTGATCCTCAAACTGGATCCACTTTGCACATTGAACCGGCAAGATCAAACTCTAGAAGAATACAAATTCCAG GAAGAGGACCTTATGTAGTTATTGACAACAGAAATAAGTTCAATGAAGATGCCGAAGGAGGCACATCAAGCAATGAAG GTGATATTGATTCTGCTGATGCTTCCGAGCCCGAGAATCCTGATTCTGGGACAAAGGATGATTCTTCAGAAGAGAAACG TGAGGAGAAAGTAGTGGAGCCTGACTACGCTTTGGCCCCGAAAAGT GAACAAAACGAGAAGACAACAGATGGAGCACAACCATGTTCCACTCTGTTTATCGCCAATCTTGGTCCAAATTGCACTGAGGATGAATTGAAGCAAGTTATTTCTCA GTATCCTGGATTTAACACCCTCAAGGTGCGTGCAAGAGGCGGGATGCCTGTTGCTTTTGCTGATTTTGAG GGCGTTGAGCAAGCAACTAAAGCACTGAATGAACTTCAAGGAAGCACTCTACCATCTTCTGATCGGGGTGGCATGCACATAGA GTATGCGAGATCCAAAATGAGGAAGCCATAG
- the LOC125860671 gene encoding inactive protein kinase SELMODRAFT_444075 translates to MSREMKKGKQDMSSDAAEKVMVAVKASKEIPKTALVWSLTHVVQPGDCITLLVVVPSQSSGRKLWGFPRFAGDCASGHWKLHSGNSSEHKSDITDYCSQMILQLHDVYDPNKINVKIKIVSGTPHGAVAAEAKKSQANWVVLDKHLKHEKKRCMEELQCNIVVMKRSQPKVLRLNLVGSPKKEPDVMGTLSSDQTQICGKESNKKDSLDSSRGPLVTPSSSPEMFSTTEAGTSSVSSSDPGTSPFFVAEVNRDLKKANLLAAQEDVDESSSESESENLSASSSLRFQPWIVDIINSHSELSQIKGKNSLRTHDRPQDSTNKTLLQKFSKLDEESDFGSPSYRADLEYSGNVREAVSLSRSAPLGPPPLCSLCQHKAPVFGKPPRWFTYAELELATGGFSQANFLAEGGYGSVHRGVLPDGQVVAVKQHKLASSQGDQEFCSEVEVLSCAQHRNVVMLIGFCIEDSRRLLVYEYICNGSLDSHLYGRTRDPLEWSARQKIAVGAARGLRYLHEECRVGCIVHRDMRPNNILITHDFEPLVGDFGLARWQPDGDTGVETRVIGTFGYLAPEYAQSGQITEKADVYSFGVVLVELVTGRKAVDITRPKGQQCLTEWARPLLQECAVDELIDPRLENCYSEHEIYCMLHAASLCIRRDPQARPRMSQVLRILEGDLIMESGKLSTTPGYDVGNHSGRIWSDAQQQYQRFSGSLLSDGSEEFSAKLSFDKRNPSNIWDRDHNPGQHIRDHL, encoded by the exons ATGAGTCGTGAGATGAAGAAAGGGAAACAGGATATGAGTTCTGATGCCGCAGAGAAAGTGATGGTGGCTGTTAAGGCATCAAAGGAAATACCCAAAACAGCTCTTGTATGGTCTTTGACTCATGTTGTTCAGCCTGGTGATTGCATTACACTACTCGTGGTTGTGCCTTCACAGAGTTCTG GTAGGAAGTTATGGGGTTTCCCTAGGTTTGCTGGAGATTGTGCCAGTGGCCACTGGAAGTTGCATTCTGGAAATAGTTCGGAGCACAAGTCCGACATAACAGATTATTGCTCCCAGATGATCCTTCAGCTTCATGATGTTTATGATCCCAACAAG ATAAATGTCAAGATTAAAATTGTTTCTGGTACACCGCATGGAGCTGTGGCTGCTGAGGCGAAGAAGTCTCAGGCAAATTGGGTTGTCTTGGACAA GCATCTCAAACATGAGAAGAAACGCTGCATGGAAGAATTGCAGTGCAATATTGTAGTCATGAAGCGATCTCAACCAAAAGTTCTCCGTTTAAATTTAGTAGGCTCACCTAAAAAGGAACCTGATGTCATGGGCACATTATCTTCAGATCAAACTCAAATATGTGGAAAAGAATCAAACAAGAAGGATTCATTGGATTCTTCTCGAGGTCCACTTGTAACTCCATCCAGTAGTCCAGAGATGTTCAGTACGACTGAAGCTGGTACTTCATCAGTTTCAAGCTCTGACCCTGGAACTTCGCCATTTTTTGTCGCTGAAGTAAATAGGGATCTGAAGAAAGCAAATTTATTAGCTGCCCAGGAAGATGTAGATGAATCGAGTTCAGAGAGTGAGAGTGAGAATTTATCCGCATCATCAAGTTTAAGGTTCCAACCATGGATTGTGGACATAATCAATTCACATTCTGAACTCTCGCAAATCAAAGGAAAGAACTCACTGAGAACTCATGACAGGCCACAAGATTCCACAAATAAGACGTTGCTGCAGAAGTTTAGTAAGCTTGACGAGGAAAGTGATTTTGGATCCCCGAGTTATAGAGCTGATTTGGAGTACAGTGGGAATGTGAGAGAAGCAGTTTCTCTGTCTAGAAGTGCACCTCTTGGCCCTCCTCCCTTGTGCTCACTTTGTCAACACAAGGCACCTGTATTTGGTAAACCGCCCAGGTGGTTTACTTATGCTGAGCTGGAGCTTGCAACTGGAGGATTTTCGCAAGCAAATTTTTTGGCTGAGGGAGGATATGGATCTGTTCATAGAGGAGTCCTTCCAGATGGTCAAGTTGTTGCTGTGAAGCAACACAAATTGGCAAGTTCTCAAGGGGATCAAGAGTTTTGCTCGGAAGTTGAAGTTCTCAGCTGCGCACAGCACCGAAATGTTGTAATGCTGATAGGATTCTGTATTGAAGACAGCAGAAGACTACTAGTATACGAATATATATGCAACGGATCGTTAGATTCTCATCTATATG GTCGTACGAGAGATCCTTTGGAGTGGTCTGCTCGTCAAAAAATTGCTGTTGGTGCTGCACGAGGTCTACGTTATCTTCATGAAGAATGCAGAGTGGGCTGCATTGTCCACAGAGATATGAGACCCAACAACATTCTCATCACCCACGACTTCGAACCACTT GTTGGAGACTTTGGTTTGGCTAGGTGGCAACCTGATGGTGACACAGGCGTTGAAACGAGAGTAATTGGAACATTTGG GTACTTGGCACCCGAGTATGCTCAAAGTGGTCAGATTACTGAAAAAGCTGATGTTTACTCATTTGGAGTGGTACTGGTGGAGCTTGTTACAGGACGCAAGGCAGTGGATATTACCAGGCCTAAAGGCCAGCAGTGTCTCACAGAATGG GCGCGTCCGTTGTTACAAGAATGTGCTGTTGATGAGCTAATAGATCCCCGGCTAGAGAACTGCTACTCAGAACATGAAATATACTGCATGTTGCATGCTGCATCTTTGTGCATACGGCGGGATCCTCAGGCCAGGCCTCGCATGTCTCAG GTACTTCGAATACTTGAAGGCGATCTTATCATGGAATCTGGAAAATTGTCAACAACACCTGGATATGATGTTGGAAACCATAGTGGAAGGATTTGGTCAGATGCCCAGCAACAGTATCAAAGGTTCAGTGGTTCCTTATTAAGCGATGGATCGGAGGAATTCAGTGCCAAGCTCTCATTTGACAAAAGGAATCCCTCTAATATTTGGGACAGGGATCACAATCCAGGACAACATATTAGGGACCATCTGTAG